One Candidatus Dependentiae bacterium genomic window, TGAAAAAGTTGCAGCCATTATTCAAGACTATGTGAGCAATAAAGGTTGGCAATATGATGATTTCTTAATTAGTTCTTTTGATCATTTAGATGTTGGTCGGTTTAATATTATTTGTCCACAAGTTCCTATAGGTCCGTTATTTTACACACTTAAATTTGCGGATTGCAACCGTGCAATTGCACGCCTTTCTGCAGATATTGTTATTATTCAAGCAAATGAAGTTCATGCACAATTAGTTAATTACATTCATGCTTGTGGTAAGAAAATTTATGTTTTTACTAATGAAGAAAATCAAATAGTTTATCAGAAGTTGCTGGGAGTAGATGCTATATTTTCTGATTACCCAGACAGGACATTCAGTGAGATTGCAGAAAGTTATACTGCGTCAGGTTCAAATCCAGATTCTGGAGGAAATTGATCGCGCTGCTTGAATTCATCTTGATAAAACAGTGCAAGCCCAATAAACACTATGGCAGCTGAAACATAAAAGTGCCAGGTAATGATTTCACCCAAAAATAGCCAACCGTACAATGCAGTAAACAATGGTGATAAAAATCCTGCAAATGATAGGAATGTTGCAGAATATTTCTTGAGTAAAAAGCCATATAAATTATGACAAATGATGTTGCTAATTAAAATGACAGCGGTAAGTAAAATCAGAAATGGTTTTATATGGGTGACCAAAGGAGTGGCAGTGATAGTTTCAGTGGCAAAAGAAGTGCCTAGCGCAAGCATGCCGCCACATGTCATAGAAATGCCATTAACCATCATAGGTGAGTAGCTTTTATCTTTAACTAATTTACGCACAACAATCCAACTATAACTATGTAATATTACAGCACCGATAATGGCAAGTTCTGGCCAAGAAATAAATGCAAATTCACCCAAAACTTGTTCTGATGCTGAGCTGCTCATAATTACAGGAAGAAGTCCAATAAATCCAATCATAAGGCCGAGCCATTGTTTTTTTGTAATGCGTTCATTAAAAAATAAGTATGAATAATATGAAGAAAGGAAGGGAGACAAATTATAAATAAATGCTGCCTTAAATGACGGCATATGCTTGAGGCCCCAGAATCGCAATAGGTAAGAAATGTAAATACCAAACAAAATTATTTGTAAAAATAACCAGAGATGTTTCTTTTTGACTTTGAACTTTTCTCTAGGACTGAAATATTGATAAGCAAGTAAAATTATACCGGCAATCACCATGCGGGTACCGACTAAAAATGTCGGTGTTGTATATTGTAAAATTGCTTTGCTTAAAGAAAATGAACTTGCAAATAGTGCATAAAGAAGCACGATTAAAAGCATAGGACCACCTATCTGCCTGAACTTTGTCAAATATTTTATTATTATAGTAAATTTTTAA contains:
- a CDS encoding DMT family transporter, translating into MLLIVLLYALFASSFSLSKAILQYTTPTFLVGTRMVIAGIILLAYQYFSPREKFKVKKKHLWLFLQIILFGIYISYLLRFWGLKHMPSFKAAFIYNLSPFLSSYYSYLFFNERITKKQWLGLMIGFIGLLPVIMSSSASEQVLGEFAFISWPELAIIGAVILHSYSWIVVRKLVKDKSYSPMMVNGISMTCGGMLALGTSFATETITATPLVTHIKPFLILLTAVILISNIICHNLYGFLLKKYSATFLSFAGFLSPLFTALYGWLFLGEIITWHFYVSAAIVFIGLALFYQDEFKQRDQFPPESGFEPDAV
- a CDS encoding glycerophosphodiester phosphodiesterase family protein — translated: MHVLFLFLCLLFTNINVHTLLVIGHRGAAGYQPENTLASFEYAIQLGVDMIELDVHVCASGEVVVIHDQEVDRTTNGTGLVQDMTLYALQQLNAGNDEHIPTLQEVLDMVNRRVKVNIELKGKGTVEKVAAIIQDYVSNKGWQYDDFLISSFDHLDVGRFNIICPQVPIGPLFYTLKFADCNRAIARLSADIVIIQANEVHAQLVNYIHACGKKIYVFTNEENQIVYQKLLGVDAIFSDYPDRTFSEIAESYTASGSNPDSGGN